A genomic window from Camelina sativa cultivar DH55 chromosome 2, Cs, whole genome shotgun sequence includes:
- the LOC104744239 gene encoding branched-chain-amino-acid aminotransferase 5, chloroplastic-like has translation MERSGVISGGFHQNYILYPLRAAASTTRLHYPFSSIRNSPSSSLRIRPCSITSSFIIHEVSRNRCDAVSSNSYSTDVTELAEIEIDWDKIDFGLKPTDYMYTMRCSRGGDFSNGQLQPFGNIEVNPSAAVLNYGQGLFEGLKAYRKQDGNILLFRPEENAIRMRNGAERMCMPSPTVEQFVEAVKTTVLANKRWIPPPGKGSLYIRPLLMGTGAVLGLAPAPEYTFLIFVSPVGNYFKEGVAPINLIVETEFHRATPGGTGGVKTIGNYAAVLKAQSIAKAKGYSDVLYLDCVHNRYLEEVSSCNIFIVKDNVISTPEIKGTILPGITRKSIIEVARSQGFKVEERSVTVDELVEADEVFCTGTAVVLSPVGSITYKSQRFSYGEDGFGTVSKQLYTSLTSLQMGLTEDNMNWTVQLS, from the exons ATGGAGAGAAGCGGCGTAATCTCAGGTGGTTTTCACCAAAATTACATCCTATATCCTTTACGCGCCGCCGCTTCCACGACGCGCCTCCACTACCCTTTCTCCTCCATCAGAAACTCGCCGTCTTCCTCTCTCAGg ATTCGTCCTTGTTCCATTACTTCCAGTTTCATCATTCATGAAGTTTCCCGTAATCGATGCGACGCCGTTTCCTCTAATTCTTACAGCACCGATGTGACTGAACTAGCCGAAATTGAAATTGATTGGGACAAGATCGATTTTGGTCTTAAACCTACGGATTACATGTACACCATGAGATGTAGCCGTGGTGGCGATTTCTCTAATGGTCAATTGCAACCTTTTGGTAACATTGAGGTTAACCCTTCAGCTGCTGTTCTCAACTATGGCCAA gGTTTGTTTGAAGGTCTTAAGGCTTACAGAAAACAAGATGGTAATATTCTCCTCTTCCGTCCCGAGGAGAATGCAATACGAATGAGGAACGGTGCTGAAAGAATGTGCATGCCTTCTCCAACCGTCGAACAGTTTGTTGAGGCTGTGAAAACAACTGTATTAGCAAACAAACGCTGG atTCCACCTCCAGGTAAAGGATCATTATACATAAGGCCATTGCTAATGGGAACTGGAGCTGTTCTTGGCCTTGCTCCTGCTCCTGAATACACTTTCCTTATCTTTGTTTCTCCTGTCGGGAACTACTTCaag GAAGGTGTGGCGCCGATCAACTTGATTGTTGAAACTGAATTCCATCGTGCAACTCCTGGCGGTACTGGAGGTGTTAAAACCATTGGTAATTATGCTGCA gtGTTGAAGGCACAGTCAATTGCGAAAGCTAAAGGGTATTCTGATGTTTTATATCTTGATTGCGTTCACAACAGATATCTCGAGGAGGTTTCATCTTGTAATATTTTCATTGTGAAG GATAATGTGATCTCTACTCCTGAAATCAAAGGAACCATCTTGCCTGGAATTACCCGGAAGAGTATTATCGAAGTGGCTCGTAGCCAAGGTTTCAAG GTGGAGGAACGAAGTGTGACAGTTGATGAATTGGTAGAAGCGGATGAGGTTTTCTGCACAGGAACGGCTGTCGTTTTATCTCCCGTCGGAAGCATTACTTACAAAAGCCAAAG GTTTTCTTATGGAGAAGATGGCTTTGGAACTGTCTCGAAACAGCTGTACACTTCCTTGACGAGCCTCCAAATGGGTCTGACCGAAGATAACATGAACTGGACTGTTCAGTTGAGTTAA
- the LOC104744249 gene encoding transcription factor RAX3-like, with translation MGRAPCCDKANVKKGPWSPEEDAKLKDYIENSGTGGNWIALPQKIGLRRCGKSCRLRWLNYLRPNIKHGGFSEEEDNIICNLYVTIGSRWSIIAAQLPGRTDNDIKNYWNTRLKKKLLNKQRKEFQEARMKQEMVMMKRQQQGQGQSNGSTDLYLNNMFGSSPWPLLPHQLPPPHHQIPLVMMEPTSGNYYQTQPSCDLEQKPLITLKNMVKIEEEPEMTNPDHHHQHQDSMTTHFDFSFSQLLLDPNYYLGSGGVGEGDFTIMSSSTNSPLPNTSGEHHQNQQQEMLQWFGSSNFQTEAINDMFLSNNNNNNMVNHETNENTKVYGDSSVAGVGAALAGGTTSTSADQSTISWEDITSLVNSEDASYFNGPNHV, from the exons ATGGGAAGAGCACCGTGTTGTGATAAGGCCAACGTGAAGAAAGGGCCTTGGTCTCCTGAGGAAGACGCCAAACTCAAAGATTACATCGAGAATAGTGGCACAGGAGGCAACTGGATCGCTTTGCCTCAGAAGATTG GTTTAAGGAGATGTGGGAAGAGTTGCAGGCTAAGGTGGCTCAACTATTTGAGACCAAACATCAAACATGGGGGATTCTCCGAGGAAGAAGACAACATCATTTGTAATCTCTATGTTACTATTGGTAGCAG GTGGTCTATAATTGCTGCACAATTGCCGGGAAGAACGGACAACGATATCAAGAACTACTGGAACACGaggctgaagaagaagcttcttaacaaacaaaggaaagagtttcaAGAAGCGCGAATGAAGCAagagatggtgatgatgaaaagACAACAACAAGGACAAGGTCAAAGTAATGGTAGCACCGATCTTTATCTTAACAACATGTTTGGATCATCACCATGGCCATTACTACCACATcagcttcctcctcctcatcatcaaatACCTCTTGTGATGATGGAACCAACAAGCGGCAACTACTACCAAACACAACCGTCTTGTGACCTAGAACAAAAACCATTGATCACACTCAAGAACATGGTCAAAATTGAAGAAGAACCAGAAATGACAAAccctgatcatcatcatcaacatcaagatTCTATGACGACCCATTTTGATTTCTCCTTCTCTCAGCTTTTGTTAGATCCTAATTACTACTTGGGATCAGGAGGGGTAGGAGAAGGAGATTTTACTATCATGAGCAGCAGCACAAACTCACCATTACCAAACACAAGTGGTGAACACCATCAAAATCAACAGCAAGAGATGCTTCAATGGTTTGGGAGCAGTAATTTTCAGACAGAAGCAATCAACGATATGTTCttaagcaacaacaacaacaacaacatggtGAATCATGAGACCAACGAGAACACAAAAGTCTATGGAGACTCCTCAGTAGCCGGAGTCGGAGCAGCTTTGGCCGGAGGAACGACAAGTACATCGGCGGATCAAAGTACAATAAGTTGGGAGGATATAACCTCTCTTGTTAATTCCGAAGATGCAAGTTACTTCAATGGGCCAAATCATGtgtaa
- the LOC104744258 gene encoding 1-aminocyclopropane-1-carboxylate synthase 5: MKQLSTKVTSNGHGQDSSYFLGWEEYEKNPYDEITNPNGMIQMGLAENQLCFDLIESXXXXXXXXXXXKRNGQSIFKELALFQDYHGMPEFKKAMAEFMEEIRGNRVTFDPKKIVLAAGSTSANETLMFCLAEPGDAFLLPTPYYPGFDRDLKWRTGAEIVPIHCSSSNGFQITEAALQQAYQQAQKLDLKVKGVLVTNPSNPLGTALTRRELNLLVDFITSKNIHLISDEIYSGTMFGFEQFISVMDVLKDKKLENTEVSKRVHVVYSLSKDLGLPGFRVGAIYSNDEMIVSAATKMSSFGLVSSQTQYLLSALLSDKKFTSQYLEENQKRLKSRQRRLVSGLEAAGITSLRSNAGLFCWVDMRHLLDTNTFEAELELWKKIVYNVKLNISPGSSCHCTEPGWFRVCFANMSEDTLDLALKRLKTFVESTDCGRMISRSSHERLKSLRKKTVSNWVFRVSWSDRVPDER, encoded by the exons atgaaaCAGCTTTCGACAAAAGTGACAAGCAATGGTCATGGACAAGACTCATCCTACTTCTTGGGATGGGAAGAGTACGAGAAGAATCCTTACGATGAGATCACGAACCCTAATGGGATGATCCAGATGGGTCTTGCCGAAAACCAGCTATGTTTCGATTTAATCGAGTC NNNNNNNNNNNNNNNNNNNNNNNNNNNNNNNNNNAAGAGGAACGGTCAATCCATTTTCAAAGAGCTTGCTCTCTTTCAAGACTATCATGGCATGCCTGAATTCAAAAAA GCTATGGCTGAGTTTATGGAAGAGATAAGAGGAAACCGAGTCACCTTCGACCCGAAAAAGATTGTTTTAGCTGCTGGTTCAACCTCTGCGAACGAGACTCTCATGTTTTGTCTTGCAGAACCTGGCGATGCTTTCCTCTTGCCTACTCCTTACTATCCAGG ATTTGATAGAGATCTTAAATGGAGAACCGGAGCTGAGATTGTACCCATTCACTGCTCGAGCTCTAATGGCTTCCAGATCACGGAAGCGGCTCTGCAACAAGCTTACCAACAAGCCCAAAAACTTGATCTCAAAGTCAAAGGAGTTCTTGTCACGAATCCATCTAACCCACTTGGCACTGCGCTGACCAGACGTGAACTCAACCTTCTCGTTGACTTCATCACTTCCAAAAACATTCATCTCATCAGCGACGAGATATACTCAGGCACCATGTTTGGGTTTGAACAGTTCATAAGTGTAATGGATGTCTTGAAAGACAAGAAACTCGAAAACACCGAGGTTTCAAAACGTGTCCACGTCGTTTATAGCCTTTCCAAAGATTTGGGACTCCCTGGTTTCCGTGTGGGAGCGATCTACTCCAACGACGAAATGATCGTTTCAGCAGCTACAAAAATGTCAAGTTTCGGTCTTGTTTCTTCTCAGACACAATACCTTCTCTCTGCCTTGCTCTCTGACAAGAAGTTCACAAGCCAATACCTCGAAGAGAACCAGAAACGCCTCAAGTCGAGACAGAGACGCCTCGTGTCTGGTCTTGAGGCTGCGGGGATTACTTCCCTGAGAAGCAACGCGGGTTTGTTCTGTTGGGTCGACATGAGGCATCTCTTGGACACAAACACATTCGAAGCAGAGCTTGAGCTCTGGAAAAAGATTGTTTACAACGTGAAACTAAACATCTCGCCTGGTTCGTCGTGTCACTGCACCGAACCGGgttggtttagggtttgtttcgCTAATATGAGCGAGGATACACTCGATTTGGCCTTGAAGAGGCTCAAAACTTTCGTAGAGTCCACAGACTGTGGACGAATGATATCAAGAAGCAGCCATGAAAGGCTCAAGAGTTTGAGGAAGAAGACAGTCTCTAACTGGGTTTTCCGGGTTTCATGGTCCGATCGTGTACCTGATGAACGATGA
- the LOC104744267 gene encoding uncharacterized protein At3g49720: MSRRQGTRRVGDSGSFPFVGALHSKSRSSPLLSVCLLLVGACLLIGYAYSGPGMFKSIREVSKITGDYSCTSEVQRAIPILKNAYGDSMRKVLHVGPETCSVVSSLLNEEETEAWGVEPYDVEDADSSCKSLLHKGLVRVADIKFPLPYRSKSFSLVIVSDALDYLSPRYLNKTVPELARVASDGVVLFAGNPGQQKAKGAELSKFGRPAKMRSSSWWIRFFSQTNLEGNEAANKKFEQAASKSSYKPACQVFHLKPLH, encoded by the exons ATGTCAAGAAGGCAAGGAACGAGGCGTGTAGGGGATAGTGGAAGCTTTCCATTTGTAGGAGCTTTGCATTCAAAATCTCGTTCGTCTCCTCTGTTATCTGTTTGCCTTCTTCTCGTg gGAGCATGCCTTCTCATTGGTTATGCTTACAGTGGTCCAG GTATGTTCAAAAGTATCAGAGAAGTTAGCAAGATCACAG GTGACTATTCTTGCACATCAGAAGTTCAAAGAGCTATTCCTATTCTTAAGAATGCGTACGGAGATAGTATGCGCAAAGTCCTGCATGTGGGTCCTGAAACATGTTCAGTGGTCTCGAGTCTGTTGAACGAAGAAGAGACTGAAGCTTGGGGTGTTGAGCCGTATGATGTAGAGGATGCAGACTCTAGCTGCAAAAGTCTTTTACACAAAGGCCTTGTACGTGTAGCTGACATCAAATTCCCTCTGCCTTACCGGTCAAAGTCGTTTTCGCTTGTGATTGTCTCAGATGCTTTGGATTACCTCTCACCTAGGTACCTGAACAAAACCGTTCCTGAACTTGCAAGGGTTGCTTCAGATGGTGTTGTCCTTTTTGCAG GTAACCCTGGTCAACAAAAGGCTAAAGGTGCAGAATTGTCCAAATTTGGACGACCG GCTAAAATGCGTAGCTCGTCATGGTGGATCCGTTTCTTCTCACAGACGAATTTAGAGGGAAATGAAGCAGCAAACAAGAAATTCGAACAAGCAGCTTCCAAGAGTTCATATAAACCAGCTTGTCAAGTTTTCCACCTCAAGCCATTACATTAG
- the LOC109124489 gene encoding protein CROWDED NUCLEI 4-like, with product MATSSSERFPITPAATKLVITPNSRVLKSPLTEEVMWKRLKEAGFDEQSIKERDKAALIAYIAKLESEVYDYQHNMGLLLLEKNELLSKYEEVKASVDEADLAHRRGQSAYVSALAEAKIREESLKKDVGVAKECISSLEKTLHEMRAECAETKVSAESKMSEAHIMIEDALKKLADAEAKMRSAEALQAEANRYHRTAERKLKEVESREDDLSRRLASFKSESETKENEMIIERRTLNERRTSLQQEQEMLLDAQVSLNQREEHIFARSQELAELDKGLESAKRTFEEERKDFIDKKSKLEIALALLAKREEAFSERESSLLKKEQELLVAEEKIASKESELIQNVLANQEVILRKRKSDVEAELERKSKLVDDELESKRRACELREVDIKQREDLVGEKEHDLEVQLRSLAEKEKDITERSYTLDEKEKNLIATEEDNNRKTTLLENEKERLRKLDLDLQQSLVSLEDKRKRVDSATEKLEALKSETSELSTLEMRLKEELDDLRAQKLEMFAEADRLKVEKAKFEAEWEHIDVKREELRKEAEYITRQREAFSMYLKDERDNIKEERDALRNQHKHDVDALNQEREEFMNKMVEEHSEWLSKIQRERADFLLGIEMQKRELEYCIETKREELENASREREKAFEQEKKLEEERIKSLNETVEIELEHVQVELKRLDAERLEIKLDRERREREWAELKDSIEELKVQREKLEKQRHMLQAEREEIRHEIEELKKLENLKVALDDMSMAKMQLSNLERSWEKVSALKQKVVSRDDELELQNGVSTVSNSEDGYNSSMERQNGLAPSSATPYSWIKRYTNLIFKSSPEKSSRMHQHEEEEGGLRSEMLKQDSSKREEKAYTEGMSIAVERLEAGRKRRGNAAGTDTSEPSNNKKRKHDVTQKSSDEADTQSVISSPQNVPEDKHELPSSQTQMPSGMVVISETVKVTTVTCETEVTNKVTTLDYSENPTEAGMGEEKPDSDCDQTGINASEEGGIET from the exons ATGGCAACTTCTAGTTCCGAACGATTCCCGATAACGCCGGCGGCTACTAAATTAGTGATTACGCCTAATTCTAGGGTTTTGAAAAGCCCTTTAACCGAAGAAGTTATGTGGAAGCGTCTCAAGGAAGCTGGTTTTGATGAACAATCAATCAAGGAGAGAGATAAAGCTGCCCTAATTGCTTACATAGCCAAGCTGGAATCTgag GTTTATGATTACCAACACAACATGGGTCTTCTCCTTTTGGAGAAAAACGAATTGCTGTCAAAGTATGAGGAGGTTAAGGCCTCTGTGGATGAGGCCGACCTAGCACATAGGCGAGGTCAATCTGCATATGTCTCTGCCTTAGCTGAAGCGAAGATACGAGAAGAGAGtttgaagaaggatgtagggGTTGCGAAAGAGTGTATTTCTAGT ttGGAGAAGACTTTGCATGAGATGCGTGCAGAATGTGCCGAGACGAAAGTTTCTGCTGAGAGTAAAATGTCTGAAGCTCATATTATGATTGAGGATGCCCTGAAGAAACTTGCAGATGCTGAAGCAAAAATGCGCTCAGCAGAAGCTTTACAAGCTGAAGCTAACCGTTATCACCGAACTGCAGAGAGGAAATTGAAGGAAGTTGAAAGTCGTGAAGATGATCTTTCTCGGCGTCTTGCATCTTTCAAGTCTGA ATCTGAAACGAAAGAGAACGAGATGATTATTGAGCGACGGACTTTAAATGAGAGGCGGACGAGCTTGCAGCAAGAGCAAGAAATGTTATTGGATGCACAAGTTTCACTAAATCAAAGAGAAGAGCACATATTTGCTAGATCCCAAGAATTAGCTGAACTTGATAAGGGGTTAGAGTCTGCAAAGCGTACATTTGAGGAGGAACGTAAAGACTTCATAGACAAAAAGTCCAAGTTGGAGATCGCACTAGCGTTGCTTGCTAAAAGAGAAGAG GCCTTCTCTGAAAGGGAATCTTCACTACTTAAGAAGGAGCAAGAGCTGCTTGTTGCTGAAGAAAAAATTGCCAGCAAGGAATCT GAACTAATTCAGAACGTCTTAGCGAATCAAGAAGTTATCCTGAGGAAAAGAAAATCCGATGTGGAAGCAGAATTGGAACGTAAGAGCAAATTGGTGGATGATGAATTGGAGAGCAAGAGACGTGCTTGTGAATTAAGGGAGGTTGATATCAAGCAGAGGGAAGACCTAGTTGGTGAAAAGGAGCATGACTTGGAAGTTCAATTAAGATCATTggcagagaaagaaaaggatatAACAGAGAGGTCTTATACTCttgatgagaaagagaagaatttgATTGCTACAGAGGAAGATAACAACCGTAAGACAACTCTTCTGGAGAATGAGAAGGAGCGGCTTAGAAAATTGGACCTAGATCTGCAGCAGTCTTTGGTGTCATTAGAAGACAAGAGAAAACGTGTTGATTCTGCAACAGAAAAACTTGAAGCGTTGAAGAGTGAGACAAGCGAATTATCTACTCTGGAGATGAGACTCAAGGAGGAGTTAGATGATTTGAGGGCTCAAAAGCTTGAAATGTTTGCTGAAGCAGATAGGTTGAAGGTGGAGAAAGCTAAATTTGAAGCTGAGTGGGAACACATTGATGTGAAAAGGGAAGAGTTAAGAAAAGAAGCGGAGTATATAACTCGTCAAAGGGAGGCGTTTTCAATGTATCTCAAGGACGAGCGTGATAACATCAAAGAGGAAAGAGATGCATTGAGAAATCAGCACAAACACGATGTGGATGCTCTAAACCAAGAGCGAGAAGAATTCATGAATAAGATGGTGGAGGAGCATTCGGAGTGGCTTAGCAAGATACAGCGGGAGCGTGCTGATTTCTTGTTAGGCATTGAGATGCAGAAAAGAGAGCTGGAGTACTGCATAGAAACTAAAAGAGAAGAACTGGAAAATGCttcgagggagagagagaaggctTTTGAGCAAGAGAAGAAGTTGGAAGAGGAGCGCATAAAGTCTCTTAATGAAACCGTTGAAATCGAGTTAGAACATGTCCAAGTTGAGCTAAAGAGGTTGGATGCTGAAAGATTGGAGATTAAATTAGATcgtgaaagaagagagagggagTGGGCTGAGTTAAAGGATTCGATTGAGGAGCTAAAGGTGCAAAGAGAAAAACTAGAGAAGCAAAGGCATATGCTTCAAGCTGAAAGAGAGGAAATCCGACATGAGATTGAAGAACTGAAGAAATTAGAGAATCTGAAAGTCGCTTTAGATGATATGTCAATGGCTAAAATGCAGCTGTCCAATTTAGAGCGTAGCTGGGAAAAGGTTTCTGCTTTGAAGCAGAAGGTTGTTTCTAGGGATGATGAACTAGAGTTGCAAAATGGAGTCAGCACTGTGAGTAATAGCGAAGATGGCTACAACTCTTCTATGGAAAGACAGAACGGCTTAGCACCTTCATCTGCCACTCCATATTCATGGATAAAACGATACACTAATCTGATATTCAAGTCTTCTCCAGAGAAATCCTCCCGAATGCAtcaacatgaagaagaagaaggaggattGCGTTCAGAAATGTTGAAGCAAGATTCatcgaaaagagaagaaaaggctTACACTGAAGGGATGTCTATTGCAGTAGAAAGACTTGAAGCAGGAAGGAAAAGAAGAGGTAATGCAGCTGGAACTGACACTAGCGAACCAAGCAATAACAAGAAGAGGAAACATGATGTCACCCAAAAATCTTCTGATGAAGCTGATACCCAGAG TGTCATTTCAAGCCCTCAAAACGTGCCTGAAGACAAACATGAACTGCCATCAAGCCAAACCCAGATGCCAAGTGGTATGGTAGTCATCAGTGAGACCGTTAAGGTGACGACAGTAACCTGTGAGACAGAGGTGACCAACAAAGTCACAACCCTTGACTACTCAGAAAATCCTACTGAAGCAGGAATGGGAGAGGAGAAACCAGATAGTGATTGCGATCAG ACCGGGATAAACGCTTCCGAAGAAGGTGGTATTGAAACATGA